A part of Candida albicans SC5314 chromosome 2, complete sequence genomic DNA contains:
- a CDS encoding uncharacterized protein (Protein of unknown function; upregulation correlates with clinical development of fluconazole resistance; regulated by Sef1, Sfu1, and Hap43), protein MTKKTLTFKHLLKSIGQGIWYSRNHLIHSYLLIPIGIIIIMTILYGFNILLKDIFKIKFPCSVLGMLINLIFLCILSYLSEFKKSGGGSSSGSDNEEEEDGHSRVYVRHIRNGSNWILTNYLRLIKPSMNFTLKWINVFFIPSFVILPLSDPITFIECLKIAGVFIVGMIILILVDVNLIKGLKFVFNKFGHNKDDKIHSDEEVVVEEEEIELQNLQSKSKSKGITSMRDDITTIDLDSLRPTENKEVTPPPPPLPRLPINENPFEDTSDLIEPEPIYHKPHHVDMFPRTSSQNISIPTTPTTLPPPPETKRSFEQQELVVEVDDDDSELSQITIFITNYIDWILYSLLFIISLPLYYIPSIHTYLPYHLSITIISYYIALLIPQKYPITKKFAHPIIVSTGLILFICFIGSLIYHHNSPKGFLDDLKFYKTGKNYLNLFTGITLNNNSKSTLVPSDNPTSTPQWPGCGDFLSSLMDVSIVALSLPMFTHRKDFIKNASILMPTIFISIALTFFIYPVICHAIGIQPERSIGFIGRSVTLALGTPLISALGGSISLMAVCTILSGILGVLINEPLFKFLKVDKQDYVTRGVTLGINCGAIATAHLLNVDPRAASMSSLSFSVFGTIMVIMASVGAVRDLVRTWVGL, encoded by the coding sequence ATGACAAAAAAGACATTAACATTTAAACATTTACTAAAACTGATAGGTCAAGGAATATGGTATTCTCgaaatcatttaattcatAGTTATTTACTTATCCCCATTGggattataattattatgaCAATATTATATGGattcaatattttattaaaagatatttttaaaattaaatttccTTGTTCAGTATTAGGAATGTTAATTAATCTTATCTTTTTATGTATTTTGAGTTATTTAAGTGAATTTAAAAAgagtggtggtggtagtagtagtggtagtgataatgaagaagaagaagacggTCATTCAAGGGTATACGTTAGACATATACGAAATGGATCAAATTGGATCTTAACTAATTATTTAAGATTAATCAAACCATCAATGAATTTCACATTGAAATGGATTAATGTATTTTTTATACCTTCATTTGTAATATTACCATTATCTGATCCAATTACATTTATTGAATGTTTAAAAATTGCTGGAGTATTTATTGTGGGgatgataatattaattcttgttgatgttaatttaataaaaggtttgaaatttgtttttaataaatttggtcataataaagatgataaaattcattctgatgaagaagtagtagtagaagaagaagaaattgaattacaaaatttacAATCCAAATCTAAATCTAAAGGTATTACTAGTATGAGAGATGATATTACAACTATAGATCTTGATAGTTTACGTCCAACTGAAAATAAGGAAGTAactccaccaccaccaccattaccacGACTAccaattaatgaaaatccATTTGAAGATACTtctgatttgattgaacCAGAACCCATTTATCATAAACCTCATCACGTTGATATGTTTCCTAGAACTTCTTCTCAAAATATATCTATTccaacaacaccaacaacactaccaccaccacccgAAACAAAGAGATCTTttgaacaacaagaacTAGTAGTGGAGGTAGATGACGATGATTCTGAACTTTCACAAATAACAATATTTATCACTAATTATATTGATTGGATattatattcattattatttataatttctttACCATTGTATTACATACCATCAATTCATACTTATTTACCATATCATTTAAGTATAACCATAATTTCATATTATATTGCATTATTAATTCCTCAAAAATATCCAatcacaaaaaaatttgctCATCCAATCATTGTTTCCACCggattaatattatttatttgttttattggTTCATTGATCTACCATCATAATTCACCAAAAGGTTTTTtagatgatttgaaattttataaaactggtaaaaattatttaaatttattcacTGGTATCactttaaataataattctaaATCAACTTTGGTGCCTTCTGATAATCCAACATCAACTCCACAATGGCCTGGATGTGGTGattttttatcatcattaatgGATGTATCAATTGTGGCATTATCATTACCAATGTTTACTCATCGGAAAGATTTCATTAAGAATGCGTCAATTTTAATGCCAACAATATTCATTAGTATTGCATTGacatttttcatttatccTGTGATTTGTCATGCCATTGGTATTCAACCAGAACGATCAATTGGGTTTATTGGAAGATCAGTGACATTGGCTTTGGGTACACCATTAATTTCAGCATTAGGTGGATCTATTTCATTAATGGCCGTGTGTACAATATTATCAGGGATTTTGGGAgttttaataaatgaaccattatttaaatttttaaaagttGATAAACAAGATTATGTCACTCGAGGGGTAACTTTAGGAATTAATTGTGGAGCTATCGCAACGGCTCATTTATTGAATGTTGATCCTAGAGCTGCTTCAATGTCAAGTTTAAGTTTTTCAGTGTTTGGTACTATAATGGTTATAATGGCAAGTGTTGGTGCCGTTAGAGATTTAGTTAGAACTTGGGTAGGACTATAG
- the UTP15 gene encoding snoRNA-binding rRNA-processing protein (Small subunit (SSU) processome component; mutation confers resistance to 5-fluorocytosine (5-FC); physically interacts with TAP-tagged Nop1p), which translates to MSSTKQDLPQARAPTLPSKTTPEQRYWRSYITPQLIKENHPITSIEFNPTTPNDFAIASATKIQVFSSKTRQVIKTFSRFKDVVYSGNYRYDGKLLVASDASGLVSIYDSYQPRNLLVSLTPSSHPTHVAKFHPTIGNQLITGSDDRMLRVYDISQTSNGPIIQFDNIDHEDYIRSVNFIPGDSNLIVTGCYDGNVRILDVRDPHRVVAKFDQENPVEDILAVSSNTLVSAGGPYVKIWDLNRMSQIHQLNNFNKSTTCLSNTHTNGLMVGSLDSTIKVFDYTSTNWQVQFGWKFGSGVLSCGVSPINQKHFVAGLTSGLISIRTKKTEPKVKQGIKNDVSGGYARMMKGRDYTGEEEDHIIESSKIITNKTNKSVNELMSSYKKYLGASGSIDDIKPNDLKQEISQCLKAKEICGMLELLGV; encoded by the coding sequence ATGTCATCTACTAAACAGGATCTTCCACAAGCTAGGGCTCCAACTTTACCATCCAAAACAACACCTGAACAAAGATATTGGAGAAGTTATATAACTCctcaattaattaaagaaaatcatCCGATAACCAGTATTGAATTCAATCCTACAACACCTAATGATTTTGCTATTGCCTCAGCAACTAaaattcaagttttttCATCTAAAACCAGACAAGTAATAAAAACTTTCTCACGATTTAAAGATGTAGTATATTCTGGTAATTATAGATATGATGGGAAATTATTAGTTGCTAGTGATGCATCAGGATTAGTATCAATATATGATAGTTATCAACCACGAAATTTATTAGTTAGCTTAACTCCTTCTTCCCATCCTACTCATGTGGCAAAATTTCACCCCACTATTGGGAATCAATTAATCACGGGGTCAGATGATAGAATGTTACGAGTTTATGATATTTCTCAAACTTCTAATGGGCCCATTAtacaatttgataatattgatcATGAAGATTATATAAGAAGTGTTAATTTCATCCCGGGAGATTCCAATTTAATAGTTACTGGGTGTTATGATGGAAATGTAAGAATATTAGATGTAAGGGATCCTCATCGTGTTGTTGCCAAATTTGATCAAGAAAACCCTGTTGAAGATATATTAGCTGTATCTTCAAATACTTTAGTTAGTGCTGGTGGACCTTATGTTAAAATTTGGGATTTAAATAGAATGagtcaaattcatcaattaaacaattttaataaatcaactaCATGCTTATCAAATACTCATACCAATGGATTAATGGTAGGGTCATTAGATTCTACCATTAAAGTATTTGATTATACTTCAACTAATTGGCAAGTTCAATTTGGTTGGAAATTTGGTAGTGGAGTTTTATCATGTGGTGTATCACCAATTAATCAAAAGCATTTTGTTGCTGGATTAACATCAGGATTAATTTCTATAAGAACTAAAAAAACTGAACCTAAAGTTAAACAAGgaattaaaaatgatgTATCTGGTGGTTATGCTAGAATGATGAAAGGTAGAGATTATACtggtgaagaagaagatcatataattgaaagttcaaaaataataactaataaaactaataaaagtgttaatgaattaatgCTGAGTTATAAGAAATATCTTGGTGCTAGTGgttcaattgatgatattaaaccaaatgatttgaaacaagaaattagtCAATGCTTAAAAGCTAAAGAAATTTGTGGTATGTTAGAACTTTTAGGTGTATAA
- the MSH3 gene encoding mismatch repair protein (Mismatch repair protein; predicted role in repair of insertion or deletion mutations and removal of nonhomologous DNA ends; rat catheter biofilm repressed), which translates to MSSQKRQSTLSRFFTTIKPSQSTESTLTEKVSSKSPPLPPPPPPPTASPSLPSEKLLEFGFDGTKDSTSTRTTTTKSKDVEKRKSTTSSGSSFSSESKPKRPKEKRLTPLEKQILELTEQHQDKILLIQIGYKYKVFGINALKVSKILNIMYISNDIEDTRFHYCSIPDTRLHIHLQRILSHGYKVGVVKQIESTIVKQIEKTSKSSDVMRREVTGVYTKATYLGDESNENTKGSWDGLSSSSSSSSSDVPEYIVCINEVSEKQFAIVAVQPLIGEVIFDSFKDDISRQELETRLLYLRPVEVIVITNGSSEQISGPTLMTLKLINHNCNIIHKSGSPSENGNENENENENEAIEAIMSKYLNEKLVEYYSINFSIPIQQCFEYLLLYLNEFKLTNIFTIPENITNFQDSKKYMILPANTLNSLEIFTNTTDHTTKGSLFKLLNNTKTIFGSRLLQKWVSRPLVHIQDIKDRHQAIEDLQSEYNHVVDSISNFLTKIKYLDLEGLLSKIHYSSTNNNNNNLRINRKQVYLLLSNLQEILILVQKFEKSIKSFKFKSSLLIQIFDELLTISQTDIIIIENFLSMIDLSFIDCKESSEQCRKFFKRNSFDSIELQYQNIAQYQQQIEQEQLEIIRKELGNSKLKYVQKDGERYLIEIRNNQRDKLSKILDDKDYILIKSTQTITRYRKKSVTEYLKLLQYHEEMLIKTCDEEFQNFLKDLDSNYTLFYKIIKNLAIFDCLLSLTTTSSLPNYTRPTLIDDDLTILVKQARHPTIEQLRPNYVANDININIEYDKNRVLIITGPNMGGKSSYVKTVALLTVMTQIGCYLPCQNATMGIFDSIFIRMGANDNILKGYSTFMMEMLQCKNIISMMSNRSLIILDEIGRGTGTIDGISLAYSILKYLIESEFKPLVLFITHYPSIHVLEQEYPNQLVVNYHMGYQEIKNNTPGEIPEIIFLYNLCRGVVNNSYGLNVAKLAGISHDIIKQAYRVSEKVKSDIELKEYWKFAHSLNKALKEGGSSSPNQLDDIDYYILSKHSSL; encoded by the coding sequence ATGTCAAGTCAAAAACGACAATCCACATTAAGTAGATTTTTCACAACAATTAAACCCTCTCAATCTACAGAATCTACTTTAACGGAAAAAGtatcatcaaaatcaccaccactaccaccaccaccaccaccacctacTGCCTCTCCTTCTCTTCCTTCTGAAAAACTATTAGAGTTTGGATTTGATGGAACCAAAGACAGTACCTCTACCCgcaccaccacaaccaaatcaaaagatgttgaaaaacgcaaatcaacaacatcatcagGTTCATCCTTTTCTTCTGAATCTAAACCGAAAAGGccaaaagaaaaacgaCTTACACCATTAGAGAAACAAATATTAGAATTAACTGAACAACATCAAgataaaattttattaattcaaattggttataaatataaagtATTTGGTATCAATGCACTTAAAGTATcgaaaattttaaatatcATGTATATCAgtaatgatattgaagatACAAGATTTCATTATTGTAGTATTCCTGATACAAGATTACATATTCATTTACAACGAATTTTAAGTCATGGATATAAAGTTGGAGTTGTCAAACAAATAgaatcaacaattgttaaacaaattgaaaaaacatCGAAATCATCTGATGTTATGCGAAGAGAAGTTACTGGGGTTTATACTAAGGCAACATATCTTGGTGATGAATCGAATGAAAATACCAAGGGAAGTTGGGATGgtttatcatcatcatcatcatcatcatcatcagatGTACCGGAATATATTGTTTGTATTAATGAAGTTTCCGAGAAACAATTTGCTATTGTTGCTGTACAACCATTAATTGGAGAAGTTATATTTGATAGTTTTAAAGATGATATAAGTCGACAAGAATTAGAAACAAGATTATTATATCTTCGACCCGTTGAAGTTATTGTCATTACTAATGGAAGTTCAGAACAAATTAGTGGACCCACATTAATGactttaaaattaattaatcatAATTGTAATATAATTCATAAATCAGGATCACCGAGTGAAAAtggaaatgaaaatgaaaatgaaaatgaaaatgaagcCATTGAAGCCATCATgtcaaaatatttgaatgaaaaattagttgaatattattcaattaatttctcTATCCCTATTCAACAatgttttgaatatttacttttatatttaaatgaatttaaattaACTAATATTTTCACCATCCCAGAAAACATTACTAATTTCCaagattcaaaaaaatatatgatATTACCAGCCAATACATTAAATTCCcttgaaattttcactAATACCACTGATCATACTACTAAAGGTAgtcttttcaaattattaaataatactaaAACCATATTTGGTTCAAGACTTTTACAAAAATGGGTATCTAGACCACTTGTACATATACAAGACATTAAAGATCGTCATCAAGCCATTGAAGATTTACAAAGTGAATATAATcatgttgttgattctaTTAGTAATTTCTTGACAAAGATTAAATATCTTGATTTAGAAGGATTATTAAGTAAAATCCATTATTCTAGtactaacaacaacaacaacaaccttAGAATAAATCGGAAACAagtatatttattattatcaaatttacaagaaattttaatattggttcaaaaatttgaaaaaagtattaaatcatttaaatttaaatcatcattattaattcaaatatttgatgaattattaacTATTTCTCAAACggatattattattattgaaaattttttatcaatgattgatctttcatttattgattgtaaAGAATCATCAGAACAATGTcgaaaatttttcaaaagaaatagTTTTGATAGTATTGAacttcaatatcaaaatattgcacaatatcaacaacaaattgaacaagaacaattggaaattatTCGAAAAGAACTtggaaattcaaaattaaaatatgtTCAAAAAGATGGAGAACGATATcttattgaaattagaaataatCAACgtgataaattatcaaaaatacttgatgataaagattacattttaattaaaagtACTCAAACCATCACTAGATATCGGAAAAAATCCGTCACtgaatatttaaaattattacaatatCATGAAGAAATGTTAATTAAAACAtgtgatgaagaatttcaaaattttttaaaagattTAGATTCCAATTATACATTATTttataaaatcattaaaaatttagcaatttttgattgtttattatcttTAACCACTACAAGTTCACTTCCCAATTATACTAGACCAACGcttattgatgatgatttgacCATACTTGTTAAACAAGCACGACATCCTACTATTGAACAATTACGTCCAAATTATGTTGCCAatgatattaatattaatattgaatatGATAAAAATCGAGTATTAATAATCACCGGACCAAACATGGGTGGGAAATCTTCATATGTGAAAACCGTGGCATTATTAACCGTGATGACTCAAATTGGATGTTATTTACCTTGTCAAAATGCTACCATGGGGATATTTGATTCGATATTTATAAGAATGGGAGCCAATGATAATATCTTGAAAGGTTATTCAACATTTATGATGGAAATGTTACAAtgtaaaaatataattctGATGATGAGTAATAGATCATTAATTATATTAGATGAAATTGGTCGTGGTACTGGTACTATTGATGGGATTTCTTTAgcttattcaattttaaaatatttgatagaATCAGAGTTTAAACcattagtattatttattaCTCATTATCCTTCAATTCATGTATTAGAACAAGAATATCCTAATCAATTAGTTGTTAATTATCATATGGGatatcaagaaattaaaaataatacacCAGGAGAGATTCCGgaaatcatttttttatataatttatgTCGTGGTGTGGTTAATAATCTGTATGGATTAAATGTTGCTAAATTAGCTGGGATATCTCATGATATAATAAAACAAGCTTATCGGGTTAGTGAAAAAGTGAAATCAgatattgaattaaaagaatattggaaatttgctcattcattaaataaagCTTTAAAAGAaggtggtagtagtagtcCAAATCAACTTGATGATATagattattatatattatcTAAACATTCATCATTATAA
- a CDS encoding uncharacterized protein (Ortholog of C. dubliniensis CD36 : Cd36_22860, C. parapsilosis CDC317 : CPAR2_806540, Candida tenuis NRRL Y-1498 : CANTEDRAFT_108823 and Debaryomyces hansenii CBS767 : DEHA2B13596g), which produces MYESNDEESDQIKQDRLRNRQIEYELFRTILPSDIYIYPPSQDYENELNNNDHVNKEYLITGRLIDVKLDDGNFIHEFYLENNNESTFGNQQQQQHIVIIHGYMAAMGYFIKNVEDVIKIPGVRLHLIDLPGFGNSSRPKFPKEFILEPNSLSAKINQILQIENWFIDKIENWRIKSNINQFKLIGHSMGAYLSCCYLMKYNLSTSGNENEKLVSDVILVSPMGTESNEFSLINDKRFQFNLHNKIDPFQELHFENENENENENENENQLVPNDDDDDDDIIINEEITKIWSKLGKPKFPKNWLLKKLWSSNKSPFEFLQNFGPFYSKILSYWSFQRFKNFENNQNTIDLILKLHNYSYSIFNQFQGSGEIAITKLITPEILAKLPLADRGLIDFLVENNINNMWIYGDNDWMNKNGGEYIYQQIKTKNEKITQFKVVEKAGHHIYLDNPQTFNQIVIDFLKLNQLDFL; this is translated from the coding sequence ATGTATGAAtctaatgatgaagaatcaGATCAAATAAAACAAGATCGATTAAGAAATCgacaaattgaatatgaATTATTTCGGACAATACTACCTtcagatatatatatttaccCCCCATCTCAAGATTATGAGAATGAactcaataataatgaccacgtaaataaagaatatttaATAACTGGTAGACTAATAGATGTGAAATTAGACGATGGAAATTTTATTCATGAATTTTAtcttgaaaataataatgaatctACATTTGgtaatcaacaacaacaacaacatatAGTAATTATTCATGGATATATGGCAGCTATGggatattttattaaaaatgttGAAGATGTAATAAAGATTCCTGGGGTAAGATTacatttaattgatttaccaGGATTTGGGAATTCTAGTCGACCTAAATTCCCTAAAGAATTCATATTGGAACctaattcattatcagccaaaattaatcaaattttacaaattgaaaattggtttattgataaaattgaaaattggaGAATTAAAAGtaatattaatcaatttaaattgattggtCATTCAATGGGTGCATATTTatcttgttgttatttaatgaaatataatttgaGTACTTCtggaaatgaaaatgaaaaattggtatCGGATGTGATTTTAGTTAGTCCAATGGGGACAGAATCTAATGAATTTagtttaattaatgataaacgatttcaattcaatttacataataaaattgatccATTTCAAGAATTACATTTTGAGAATGAAAacgaaaatgaaaatgaaaacgaAAATGAAAACCAATTAGTTcctaatgatgatgatgatgatgatgatataattataaatgaagaaatcaCGAAAATTTGGTCTAAATTGGGTAAACCCAAATTTCCTAAAAATTGGTTATTAAAAAAACTTTGGTCAAGTAATAAATCaccatttgaatttttacaaaattttgGACCATTTTATTCGAAAATTTTATCATATTGGTCATTTCaaagatttaaaaatttcgaaaataatcaaaatacaattgatttaatattaaaattacataattattcttattcaatttttaatcaatttcaagGATCAGGAGAAATTGCTataacaaaattaattacCCCGGAAATATTAGCTAAATTACCTCTTGCCGATCGaggattaattgattttttagtagaaaataatattaataatatgtGGATTTATGGTGATAATGATTGGATGAATAAAAATGGAGGtgaatatatttatcaacaaattaaaactaaaaatgaaaaaattactcAATTTAAAGTGGTTGAAAAAGCCGGTCATCATATATATTTAGATAATCCTCAAACTTTTAATCAAATAGTTATTGATTTCCTAAAACTTAACCAGTTAGATTTCTTATAA
- a CDS encoding uncharacterized protein (Ortholog of S. cereviae Sna4 vacuolar outer membrane protein that plays a role in sensitivity to NA+; induced by Mnl1 under weak acid stress) gives MCLCLSDLFLIVLSVLFPPLPVWIRKGCCSCDSLINIALCMLGYFPGLIHSWYIIAKYPPYYYQQQQQQQQRKDTIYYVYRSDLENQTPRRDGRDGRDECHHDHHHHHHHHHNQAESQSAGLIVSNNHNNNNNNYGSVVEGSSSSNLTPVAPIPVENGAPPPAYTEIDNKTQH, from the coding sequence ATGTGTTTATGTCTTTCGGatttatttcttattgTTCTTTCAGTATTATTCCCACCATTACCTGTTTGGATTAGAAAAGGATGTTGTTCATGtgattcattaattaatattgcCTTATGTATGTTAGGATATTTCCCAGGGTTAATTCATTCATGGTATATAATAGCTAAATATCCtccttattattatcaacaacaacaacaacaacaacaacgtaAAGATACCATTTATTATGTTTATCGAAGTGATTTAGAAAATcaaacaccaagaagagATGGCAGAGATGGGAGAGATGAATGTCATCAtgaccaccaccaccaccatcatcatcatcacaaCCAGGCAGAATCACAAAGTGCGGGATTAATAGTTTCtaataatcataataataataataataactatGGATCTGTGGTTGAAggttcatcatcatcgaaTTTGACTCCTGTGGCTCCTATTCCTGTTGAAAATGGAGCTCCACCACCAGCTTATACTGagattgataataaaacaCAACATTAA
- the PEX17 gene encoding Pex17p (Putative peroxin) — translation MSVPILTIPESSFDPASYNNLNTANITKSKSQILLYIIKLTRRSSIGLILFYILGLFIIKPLMELNVTRRKDYLDYIRGKLRDFYLKSITKVQYIPIVAIKNKQTGKLYSDAIIQTDNNNNKLSTNSTGGDDSDDRLGQNQLYKKLTKLSLLLTEGIRNYSTIELSNYKSINYSIKDLQNKSDLVYFNQNDLFVMDNGGSGGGGVSSIMTTSGNTMKKKDLAVEIKNEIRSIKGLYMSGQV, via the coding sequence aTGTCAGTACCTATCCTAACTATCCCTGAATCATCATTTGATCCAGCATCTTATAATAATCTTAATACTGCAAAtattacaaaatcaaaatcacaAATTTTACTTTACATTATAAAATTAACTAGAAGATCATCAATTGGATTAATATTATTCTATATATTGggattatttattattaaaccATTAATGGAACTTAATGTCACTAGAAGAAAAGATTATTTGGATTATATAAGAGGTAAATTACGAGATTTTTATCttaaatcaattactaAAGTTCAATATATTCCTATTGTTGccattaaaaataaacaaactgGGAAATTATATTCTGATGCCATTATTCAAactgataataataataataaattatcaacaaatagtactggtggtgatgataGTGATGATAGATTGggtcaaaatcaattatataaaaaattgacaaaattATCACTTTTATTAACTGAAGGAATTCGaaattattcaacaatagAATTATCTAATTATAAAAGTATAAATTATTCTATTaaagatttacaaaataaatctgatttagtttattttaatcaaaatgatttatttgtaATGGATaatggtggtagtggtggtggtggtgttagTAGTATTATGACAACTTCAGGGAATacaatgaaaaagaaagatctTGCtgttgaaattaaaaatgaaattagaaGTATTAAAGGATTATATATGAGTGGACaagtataa
- a CDS encoding uncharacterized protein (Ortholog(s) have Ino80 complex localization): protein MAPPPPPPRIIDDSENEDADADADDFEVESSVPPTTEHEDNIDEEEEEEEEEDDFDAEEEEDLEEDNYKLKASEEEEDEDTESPQPVSKPIKKSIKITIKPPKKPNNYSTSSGSSKTTNVSPDQSTQRVTRKRQVSYYQDEEDEFDEEEEEEEEDDDDDEEDEEGFDQEVKVIKSNKLKRLKKPSNDKRTSDRRQTSSTSRTRKDQRQTLDPELLLTDEEDEYDPSTYNDLSKMTERQRARYDGVGVGGDDKNNNNKKKTEQFIELDDSGKKAKSKLDHDQQQQEEETEEEIALRRAENARKRQDYKKKVLEEEKRDTLNKLLKRRATKSREIINEEDNKDGSDMGNNVLYKKKRPMLEHPAFIRYVNNTTSLNGNSVLSYN from the coding sequence ATGGCAccacctccaccaccaccaaggATTATAGATGATAgtgaaaatgaagatgcCGATGCTGATGctgatgattttgaagtAGAATCTTCAGTACCACCAACAACTGAACATGAAGATAATatagatgaagaagaagaagaagaggaggaggaggacGATTTTGATGcagaagaggaagaagatttggaagaagataattataaattgaaagctagtgaagaagaagaagacgaagatACAGAATCTCCACAACCAGTATCGaaaccaataaaaaaatcaataaaaatcaCGATCAAACCACCtaaaaaaccaaacaatTACTCAACTTCTAGTGGTAGTTCAAAAACCACTAACGTCTCTCCTGATCAATCAACACAAAGAGTAACGAGAAAAAGACAAGTTAGTTATTatcaagatgaagaagatgaatttgacgaagaagaagaagaagaagaagaagatgatgatgatgatgaagaagatgaagaaggaTTTGATCAAGAAGTGAAAGTGATTAAAtccaataaattgaaaagattgaaaaaaccATCCAATGACAAAAGAACTTCTGATCGTAGACAAACATCATCTACATCAAGAACTCGTAAAGATCAAAGACAAACATTAGATCCAGAATTACTTTTaactgatgaagaagatgaatatGATCCTTCTACatataatgatttatcaaaaatgaCAGAACGACAAAGAGCTAGATATGatggtgttggtgttggtggtgatgacaaaaataataataataaaaaaaaaactgaacaatttattgaattagaTGATAGTGGTAAAAAggcaaaatcaaaacttgatcatgatcaacaacaacaagaagaagaaactgaagaagaaatagcTTTAAGAAGAGCTGAAAATGCTCGAAAAAGACAagattataaaaaaaaagtattagaagaagaaaaacgGGATACcttaaataaattattgaaacgAAGAGCAACTAAATCACgagaaattattaatgaagaagataataAAGATGGATCTGATATGGGAAATAATGTtctttataaaaaaaaaagaccaATGTTGGAACATCCAGCATTCATAAGATATGTTAATAATACAACTTCATTAAATGGGAATTCAGTATTATCttataattga